GGGGGACGCGGAGCTGGACAAGGCCGTGGCGGACCGGCTGCTGCCCGCGCTGGTGCACCTGGTGCGCAACGCGGTGGACCATGCGCTGGAGTCGCCGGAAGCGCGCCGCGCCGCGGGCAAGCCGGAGGAAGGCGTGGTGCGCGTGGCCAGCCATGGCCGGGCGGGTGGGCTGCTGGACCTCACCGTGGCGGATGACGGGCGCGGCGTGGATGCGCGGGCGGTGGCCGCGCGCGCGGGCGTGCCCGTGCCTCCCACGCCGGACGCGCTGCTGGAGGTGCTCTGCCGGCCCGGCTTCTCCACCCGGGATGCCGCCAACGCGACCAGCGGGCGGGGCATGGGCATGGACATCGTCCAACGCATCATCGTGGACCAGCTGGGTGGCGAGCTGGGGATGGAGACGCGGCCCGGCGCCGGCACCACCTTCCGGCTCCGCGTGCCGCTCACGATTACGCTGCTGGACGCGCTCGTCTTCGAGTGCGCCGGGCTTCGCTACGCCGTGGCGGTGGGCTCCGTGGAGGAGCTCGTCGAGGTGGACGCCGCGCGGCTGGTATGGCCCGCCGGCGCGGGGGGCGTGGCCCTGCTGGAGCGCCGGGGGAGCTCGGTGCCGCTGATGGGGCTGGCCCGGCTGCTGGGGCGCGGGGAAGCGGACGGCCGCGGAGGTGCGGTGGCCAAGGCGCTGCTCGTGCGCCAGCGCGGTGAGCTGGTCGCGTTCGGTGTGGAGCGGCTGGTGGGACAGCAGGAAATCGTCCTGCGTCCGCTGGAGGACCCCTTGGTGCGCGTGCCCGGCGTGGTGGGCGCCACGGACCTGGGGGATGGGCGGCCCACGCTGGTGCTGGACCTGGCCGCGCTCGGGCTGGCGCGAGGTGGCGGCGCGCCGCACCGACGCAGGGCTTCCGTCCGGGAAGAGGGGCGCCTCGCATGAGCGTGCTGCATGTCGTGTTCAAGGTAGACGGAGCCGAGTACGTGCTGCCCGCGGCGGACGTGCTCCAGATGGAGTCCTTCACGGGGGCCACGCCCGTACCGGGCGCCGCGCCGCACGTCGCCGGGTTGGTGCAGGTGCGGGGACGCGTCATCCCGGTGGTGGATGCCCGCCTGCGCTTTGGCCTGCCGCCGGTGGAGCGCACGCTCGACTCCCGGGTGGTGGTGGCGCAGCTCGGCAGCCGGGTCGTGGGGCTCGTGGTGGACAGCGCCCGCGAGGTGCTGAAGCTGGACCCCCAGCAGCTCAAGCCGCCCCCTCCGCTGGTCGTGGAGGGAGCGCGCGGTTTCGTGAAGGCCGTGGCCCAGGTGGGCCCGCGCCTGGTGATGCTCATCGATTTCCCTCGGGTCATCGGGGAGGAGACGTTGGATGGCGACGGACAGCGGTAACGCAGGGGTGGCGCTGGAAGAGGCCCGTACCCTGGCCGAAGACGCGGCGCGCAGTGTCCAGGAGAGCGTGGGGTTGGTGCAGGCGGTGGAGGGGCTCGCGACGCGGCTGGCGGCCGGCGGCAACGAGCAGGCCGCGGCCTCCGAGCAGGTGCGCGCCGCCATCGAATCGGTGGCCGCGCACGTGGAGGAGACGGGCCAGTCCGTCCATGAGCTGGTGCGCTCGCAGCGCACGGTGAGCGACTCCGCGCGGGCCCAGGTGCAGGAGGCCGAGGCCACCGCGGGCACCCTCCAGGAGGTGAACGCCTCGGTGGCTGGCGTGCGCAAGGACGCCGCGCACCTGGCTGCCTCGGCGGACACCACGGCGGGGGCGCTGGAGGAGGTGTCGCGCTCGGTGAAGGGCGTGAGCGCCAACGCGGAGGAGCTGGCCGCCTCCAGCGAGGAGCTGCTGGCCTCCATGACGGAGATGAACGCCACCGTGGCGGACCTGGTGGCGCGCAACCAGGCCAGCGCCGCCGCCACCGAGCAGGTGGCCGCCACCGCCGAGGAGATGGCCAAGGGCATTGTCCGGCTGTCCACGGATTCGCAGGGGGTGGGCGAGCGCGTGGCGCAGGTGACGCAGGCGGTGACGGGAATGGTCCGCTCCCTGGCCGAGGCGTCCCGGGACGCCACGGCCATGGCCTCCAGCGTGGAGGACACGGCGGCCACGGTGGAGGAGCTGGCGCGCAGCGTGAAGGGCGTGGCGGAGAACGCCCGGACGCTGGAGACCCACTCCGCCAGCACCGCGTCCTCCGTGGAGGAGGTGGCCGCCAGCGTGGAGGAGGTGGCCGCCACGGCGGAGAAGAACGCGGCGACCGTGGAGGCCAACGCGGCCACCATCGAGCAGCTCGCCCGCTCCGCGCAGACGGTGGCGAAGGCCTCCGAGCAAATCAATTCCCTGGCGGCTGGCAGCGCCACGGCCTCCGCGCAACTGGAGGCGTCCACGCGGCGGGTGGCGCAGATGATGGAGGAGGCGCGCACCACCGCCGAGCGCGTGGGGAGCACCGCGCGGGAGGGTGGCGCCACGGTGGCGCGCTCCATCGCCGGCTTTGGCCGTATCCGCGAGTCCATTGTCGGGTCGGCCGGGGTGATGAAGGAGATGGGGCGGCGCGCCGAGGAGATTGGCGACATCGTGCAGACCATCAACCTCATCGCGGACCGCACGAACCTCTTGTCCCTCAACGCCAGTATCGAGGCGGCGCGCGCCGGTGAGCACGGCCGGGGCTTCGCGGTGGTGGCGGAGGAGATTCGCGCGCTGGCGGACCGCGCGGCGGCGGCCAGCGCGGACGTGGCGAAAATCGTCCGGGGCCTGCAGACGACGGCGCGCGAGGCGGCCACCGCTTCGGGCGAAGGCGTGCGGGCGGCGGACGAGGGTGCGGCGCTGGCAGGGGATGCCGAGCGCGCGCTGGCCACCATCCTCAAGGGGGTGGAGGACCTGGGGAGCAACGTGCGCGAGGTGTCGCGCGCCTCCAGCGAGCAGGTGCAGGCCACGCAGGCGCTGGTCCAGGGCACCGCGAAGGTGAGCGAGCAGGGACGGGCCATCGCCATATCCGCGGCGGAGCAGGCGCAGGCCGCCCAGGCGCTGGCGCAGGGCGGCGCGGAGATGCGGCGCATGTCGCGGCAGACGATGCAGGCCACCTCCGAGCAGGCGCGCGCGCTGCGCGACGTGGTGCGCTCCAACGGTCAGCTCGCGGAGGCGACACAGAAGGTGTCGCGCGCCGTGCAGGAGCAGGCGGTGGCGGCGGCGGACCTGGCCAAGGGCACCTCCCAGATGCGTCAGCTCGTCCAGGGCGTGAGCGGGGTGGTGAGCACCCAGAGCCGTGACGTGGCGGGGGTGGGCACGTTGGTGCAGGAGGCGGCGGCGTCCACCCAGCGCACCCTGGTGGGGCTGGCCGAGCAGGCCACGGCCGCCCAGGAGGTGACGCGGGCCATGGAGGAGACGCGCAAGCAGGTGGCCCAGTCCGCGCGCGGCATGACGGAGCAGGCCCGCGCCCTCAAGCAGAGTGAAACGGCCAGCCGCCAGGTGGCGAAGCTGGCCGCGTCGGTGACGCGGGCCGCGGAGGAGCAGTCGAAGGCGCTCAGCGGGCTGGTGCGGGAGGCGGACGAGGTGCGGCGCGTGGCGCGGCAGACGTCGCGCGCGCTGGACGAGCAGACGGAGGCGCTCGGTGCGCTCACGGCCTCCGCCAGCCGCCAGGCCACGGGCGTGGCCGTGGTGGCACGCGCCAGCGCGGAGGCGACGGCGGTGATGGAGGGCCTGGCCAAGAACGTGGAGGAGATTCGCCTCCGGGCGCGGGACATCACCACCGCCACCGCGCAGCAGGCGCGCGCGACGGCCACCACCGCCACGGAGGTGCAGGAGGTGGCGGGCCGGCTGGCCCACCTCACGCGGCTGCAGGGCGCGCAGTCGGAGAGCCTCGCCCGGCTGCGAGGCGCGCTGGGCGGCGCGAAGGACAACCCGGAGGTCGCGGCGGCCTCGCCGCGGGAGCAGCGGGCATGACGGCCGCATCCTCGACGTCGGTGCACCCGCTGACGCTGTCGGCGGAGGACCGCTCCCAGGTGGATGAGGTGGAGCAGCTCGCCCAGCGCGGCGCCGCCAGCCTGGCGCTGCTGGTGGGCGGGCTGGATGCCCAGAGCTGGGCGGTGCGGCGCGCCGTGGTGGGCGCCCTGGCGAAGCTGGGGACGCCCGCGGTGGCGCCGCTGCGCGACGTGCTGCTCCACCGCCGCGACAGCGAGGCGCGACTGGCGGCCGCCGTGGAGGCGTTGGTGGCCTCCACCGGTGATGTCGAAGGCACGCTGGAGGCGCTGGGGGAGGACGCCAACCCCGCCATCGTCTGTGACGTCGCCCAGGTGCTGGGCCGGCGCCGCAGCCGGCGCTCGGTGCCGCTCTTGTCCCGGCTCACCGTGCACCCGGATGACAACGTGGCGGTGGCGGCCATCGAGGCGCTGGGCCGCGTGGGCGGCGGCGCGGCGGTGGACGCGCTGCTGGCGGCGCTGGGCAGCGGGAACTTCTTCCGCATCTTCCCCGCCATCGACGTGCTGGGCCGGTGTGGAGACCCCGTGGTGGTGCCCGCGCTGCTGGGCCTGTTGCCCGACCCCTTCTACACCCTGGAGGCGGCGCGGGCGCTGGGGCGCACCGGTCAGGAGGCCGCGGTGCCCTCGCTGGTGGGGCTGCTGCGCAAGGGCAATGACGCGTCGGTGCGCGCGGCGGCGGTGGCGCTGGTGGACATCCACGAGGCCCAGGTGCAGCGCTTCGGTGGCTCGCGCACCGTGCACACCGCGGTGCGGGGGCCGGAGTCGGCGGTGCTGGGACGGCGGCTGTCGCAGTGTGTCCCGAGCGCGGACACGACGGAGAAGACGGCCCTCGCACGCCTGCTGGGCTGGGTGGGTGGGCAGGACGCCGCATTCGGGCTGCTGAAGCTCCTGGACGGGCCGGACCCGTCGGTGGCGCGCGCGGCGGCCGGCGCGCTGTCGGAGCTGGGCGCGGACGCGGACACCCAGATTCTCCAGGCGCTGCGCGAGGGCGACAGCCTCCGGCGCCGCGTGCTGTTACCGCTGGTGGGCCGCAGGTCCGCGGCGGTGCCGGACGTCATGTCGTGCCTGGAGGACCGGGACGCGGCGGTGCGCGCCCTGGCGGCGGACACGTTGTCCCGCATTGGCAGCCCGGCCGCGGTGCCGGCCCTGTTCGAGCGGTTGGTGGACGAGGACCTGCGCGTGGTGCAGGCCGCGGTGGGGGCCATCCAGTCCCTGGGCAGCGACACCACGGAGAAGCTGGCGTTGCAGGCGGCCCGCTCCCCCGACGCGCGCCTGCGCCGCGCGGCGCTGCGCATCATCTCCTACTTCGGCTATTCCAAGGGACTGGAAGTGCTGCTCCAGGCCATGCGGGACCCGGATGAGCGCCTGCGCGACGCGGCCATCTACGGCCTGCCCTTCATCGAGGACCCGCGCGCGGTGGACGCGCTGCTGACGGCCGCCAGCCACGAGTCGGAGCGCACGCGCGCGGCGGCCATGCGCGCGCTGGGACAGACGGAGAAGGAGGCGCGCACCACCTCCGCGCTGCTGCGTGGCCTCAACGACCGCGACCCCTGGGTGCGCTACTACGCGTGCCAGGCGCTGGGGAAGCTGAACGAGGAAGCCGCCGCGGACGCCATCGTCGCGCTGGCGGACGACGCCGCGGGCCAGGTGCGCGTGGCGGTGGTGGACGCGCTGGCGCACATGCACACGGAGAGCGCGATGTCGGCGCTCCAGCGCGCGGCGGCCAGCGCGGACGCGGATGTGCGGCGCGCCGCCCTGCTAGGGCTGGGCGTGGGCCGGCGGCCGGACGCGCTGCCCGTGCTGCTGGAGGCGGCGAAGTCGGAGGACGCGGCCACGCGGCTCGTCGCGCTGTCCGCGGTGGCTGAATACGAGGCGCCGGAGACGCTGCCCGCGCTGCTGCATGCCGCGGGTGACGGCGACGACAGCGTGCGCAGCGCCGCGGTGGGCTTCATCGCCACGCGCCCCGGTGTCCCGGCCACGCAGGCCCTGGTGTCCCTGCTGGGGGACATGACGCTGCGCGAGCGGGTGGTGAGCGCCTTGGCGCTGCCCCTGGAGGGACGGCTGCCGGGACTGCTGGCCGCGCTGGAGGCGGCGGACGAAGTCACGGCGCCGCTGCTGGTGGCGGCACTGGCCCGGATGCGACGGGCGGACGCGCGCGCCGCGCTGATGCAGCTCCTGGTGTCCGCCAGTCCGGCGGGCCGTCGCGCCGCGGTGCCCGCGGTGGCGGCATTGGGGACGTTGGAGGCACGCGAGGCGCTGGAGCGCGCCTCCAATCAGGACGAGGACCCCGAGGTCCGGAGGGCCTGCCGGCTGGTGCTGAGCCGCTGACGCCCCGCCATGTTCTCACTGCCCATGTCTCCCCAGGTGTTCGCCATCCTGGCCGCGCTCATCGAGCAGCGCTCCGGGGTGCACTACGCCCCCGAGGACCGGGAGCTGCTCGCCGACAAGGTGGCGCCCCGCGCGCTGGACGCGGGCTTCGACTCGCTGCTCGACTACTACTATTTCCTCCGCTACGACCCGGCGGGCTCCGAGGCGCTGGACGCGCTGGTGGACTCGCTGCTGGTCCACGAGACGTATTTCTTCCGGGAGGCCCTGCCGCTGCGGGTGCTGGCCGAGGACCTGCTGGTGCCCGCCGTGCGCGCCGGACGGCGGCCCCGCGTGTGGAGCGCGGCCTGCTCCACCGGAGAGGAGCCCCTCACGCTGGCGATGATGCTCGCGGAGTTGGGCGTGCTCGACGAGGTGGAGCTGCTGGCCAGTGACTTGAGTGCCCGCGCGCTGGAGCGGGCCCGCACCGGGGAGCACAACCTGCGCTCCCTGCGCGCGCTGCCTCCGGGCGTGGAGGGCCGGTGGCTGGAGACGCGCGAGGGGCGCCCACGCGTCCGGCCGGAGTTGGTGCGCGCGGTGGACTGGCGGCGCGTCAACCTGGTGGATGCCAGCGCGGTGGCGCAGCTGGGCACCTTCGACGCCATCCTCTGCCGCAACGTCCTCATCTACTTCCAGGACGACACCGCGCGCCGCGTGGTGTCGTCCCTGACGCGCGCGCTCGCTCCGGAGGGACACCTGCTGGTGGGGACCTCTGAGTCCCTGATGCGCTTCGGCACCGCGCTCGCCTGCGAGGAGCGGCGCGGCGCCTTCTTCTATACCAAGGCAAGGCCATGACGGTGGTGTCTCCCATTCGCGTGCTGGTGGTGGATGACTCCGCCTTCGCCCGCAAGGTGCTGCGGCAGGTGCTCTCCAGCGCGGAGGGTTTGGAGGTGGTGGGCGTCGCGCGCGACGGCCTGGACGCGCTGGAGAAGGTGGCCGAGCTTTCTCCGGACGTGCTCACGCTGGACCTGGTGATGCCGGGCCTGGACGGGCTGGGCGTGCTGCGCGCGCTCGCCTCCAGCGCCGCCGCGCCCCGCGTGGTGGTGGTGAGCAGCGCGGGCGAGGAGAGCGAGCTGGCGGTGGCCGCGCTCCAGGCCGGCGCGGTGGAGCTGGTGAACAAGCCCACCGCGCTCGCCACCGAGCGGCTGTATGAGCTGGGCGGCGAGCTGGTGGCGAAGGTCCGCACGGCCGCGGGCGCGGTGGCTCGCGCGCCGCCGGAGCCGGCGCCGTCGCCGGAGGCCTCCTCCGCGCCAGTGGCTCGCGCGGCCGCGAAGAGCCTGGTGGTGGTGGGCACCTCCACCGGCGGCCCGCAGGCGCTCACCCGCCTGCTGTCCGAGCTGCCCGTGGACTTCCCCGCGCCGCTGGCGCTCGCGCTCCACATCCCCACGGGCTACACGGAGGCGGTGGCCCGGCGCCTGAACGCGCACTGCGCGCTGGAGGTGTTCGAAGCGGTGGACGGGCTGGAGCTGCGGCCCGGCCGCGTGGTGTTGGCGCGGTCCGGGCAGCACCTCAAGCTGGAGCGCCATGGGCCGGTGACGCTCGCTCGGCTGGACCGGCAGCCGCTGCGCACGGCGCACCACCCCAGCGTGGACGTCCTCTTCGAAAGCGCCGCGCGAAGCTGGGGCTCGGACGTGGTGGGCCTGGTGCTCACTGGCATGGGGGACGACGGCGTCGCGGGCGCCCGGGCCATCCGCGAGGCCGGAGGCACCGTCCTCACGGAGAGCGAGTCCTCCTGCGTGGTGTACGGCATGCCGCGCGCCGTGAAGGAAGCCGGGCTGGCCACCGCCAGCGCTCCGCTGGAGGGCATGCTGGCGCTGCTGCGGCGTCATGTGCGCTGAAGGCCGACCTTTCTAAAGACGGGTGGGTGATGGTTCCGGAGGGCCGGCTGGGTCAGGATGGCCGGCATGCTCCGATACGCCGCTGACCGCCGGACGATGCTGTGGTGTCTGGCCATGCCCGTGGTGGCCCTGTCGATGTACGTGGCCCCCGGGTGGATTCCCTATCTCTGCCCCCTGGCGTGCTACCTGGCGCTGTCGGCAGGCGTCATCGCGCACAACCACAACCACTGCCCCACCTTCCGCAACCGGAAGCTGAACGAGGCCATGGGCATGTGGCTGTCGCTCTTCTACGGGTACCCCACCTTTGTCTGGATTCCGACGCACAACCTCAACCACCACAAGTTCGTGAACAAGGCGGGCGACGCCACCATCACCTGGCGCTACTCGAAGAAGCACAACTTCCTGGTGGCCTTCCTCTTCCCCTTCGTCTCCACGTACTGGCAGCAGGAGCCGACGAAGGCGTTCATCGACAAGGCGCGCGAGCGCAACCGTCCGCTGTACCGCCAGATTCTCACCCAGTACGCCGTCTGGGGCGGCACGCACGCGGCGCTGCTGGGGCTGGCCATGGTGATGCACGGCGTGGCCGGCGGCGCGCGCATCTGGGCGTTCGCCTTCCTGGTGCCGGCGCTCTTCTCGCTGTGGACCATCATGTTCTTCAACTACATCCAGCACGTCCACACGGACCCCTGGAGCGAGCACGACCACAGCCGCAGCTTCACCGGCCGCCTCATCAACTTCTTCCTCTTCAACAACGGCCTCCACGCCGTGCACCATGAGACGCCGGGCCTGCACTGGAGCCTGCTGCCCCAGGCGCACGCGAAAATCGAGGCCGCCATGGACCCGGCCCTCAAGCCGGTGAGCTTCTTCGCCTGGTGCTTCCGCTCGTACGTGGTGGCCCCCTTCCTGCCCCGCTTCGGCACGGCGCAGGTGGGGCGCGCGCCCTATGAGCCGCCCGCGGGTGTCGCGCTGGACGTGCGCTTCGGGGACGACCTGCAGGCCGTCGACTCGGGCGTCAACGTCGCCCGCGTCTGACGCGCCTTCGTGGCGCCGTGGACACCGGCTGCGGCCCCAGTCGGAGGCCGGTGTCCTTTATTTCCCATCTGTCTTTGGAATCGGACCCAGGGGGATTTTCTCTGACTGGCCGTTTCTCATACTTCGAAGTCGCAGGATGAGCGCGGTGGGCGGGCCGGGGGGGACGAAGACACGGGAGGCTCCGCATGATGACGGCTCCAGGACGCGTGCGTCCTTCACCAGGGCCGGTGGAAGCAGCGCCGCGGGTGCTGTGTGTGGGGGCCACGAGCGAATCCTGGTTGGCGCTGTCACGAGCCCTGCGTCCCTTGCGCTGCGTGGCCTTGCAGGTGCCTTCCCTGGAGTCCGCCTTCCTGGAGGTGCAGCACACGCGGCCTTCCCTGGTGCTGGTGCACTGGCGGCAGTTGGTGGCCGGCGCGGGCATGGGCCTGCGCGCGCTGAAGCTGCGCCTGGGGGGGGATGGTCCGCCGGTGGTGCTGGTGGCGGAGCCGGAGACGCCCGCCGAGGTGCTCGAGGTGGGCGACGCGGAGGGGGTCGAGGACTGTCTGCTGTCGCCCCTGCGCACGCACGAGCTGCGCGCGCGGTTGGCGATGCTGGCGGGTGGCGGCGTCCCGGCCGCGCCGGTGCGTGCATCCCGTGTGCGTTCGCGCCTGCTGCTGCTGGCCGGCGCCAGTGGCCCCCTGGCGTGGAGCGGGCTGGGCGCCCTGCTGGAGGCGTGTGGTCATCGCATCCTCTACAGCGCCACCGTGGGCGGTGGCGCCGCGCGCGTGGCCGAATACGGTGAGCGGCCTGACCTGGTGTTGTCTCGGGAAGGCGGGCCAGGTGTGCCCCGGGGCCTGCCCTCTCCACGGTTGCAGCCGCTGCTGGCGGGGGTGCCGTCGCTCACGCTGGACGCGGCCGCGCCGGTGCGTCCGGCCTCGTTGCTGCCTCGCCTCCACGCGCTGTTAGGACGGGAGGACGCCTCGCTGCGTGTCGAGGCGCGGGTGCGTTTCTGCTGTCCGGTGTCCTTCGGCGAGGCGGGGCCGCGCGGCGCGGAGTGGCGCTCCGGCGTGTCCAGCGCGCTGAGCCCGGGCGGCCTCCTGGTGCGCACGCTGGTGCCGGCGAAGGCGGGGACGGCGGTGGAGCTGCACATCCTGCTGCCCACCCTGGGCGAGCGCCTGGAGACACACGGCGTGGTGGCCTGGGCCCACGCCTACGCGCCTCGCAACGGCGTGTCCCACCCCTACGGCATGGGCGTGCGCTTCCTGGGCATGGGCCCACCGCGCCTCATGCAGTTGCGCCAGCTGTGCCAGGCGGAGGTGCGCCCGTGACAGCGCAAGGCGCACCGAGGCGCAAGAAGGTCCTGCTGGTGGATGACTCGGACACCGTCCTGTTGCTCCAGCGGATGCTGCTGGCGGAGCTGGGCCACGACGCCATCGTCGCGCGGGACGGGCTGGAGGCGCTGGCGCGCGCGGAGCAGGAGCGGCCGGACCTCGTCTTCCTCGACGTGCTGATGCCGCACCTGGACGGGCTGGAGACGTGCCGCCTGCTGCGCGACCGGGAGCCGACGCGGCGCACGCCCATCATCCTCTGCAGTGCGCGCGCCGAGGCGCGCAGCGTGCGCGCGTGCTTCAACAGCGGCTGCAACGACTTCGTGGCCAAGCCCTTCGACGGCGCCGCGCTGGTGGCCCTGCTGCGGCGCTACCTGGACTAGTCGCGCGGGCTTCCGGTGGGAGGCTGGGGCGGCCGGGCCGGCATGGAGCGGCGCGGCAGCGTCACGGTGAAGGTGGTGCCTTCCGCCTCATCGGAGCGGACCTCGATGGTGCCGCCGTGCGCCTGGACGATTTCCCGGACGATGAAGAGCCCCAGCCCGTAGCTCATCTTCAGCGTGCGCGAGCTCTGGGGCCCGCCGCGGAAGGGCTCGAAGAGGTGGGGCAGCAGGTTGTCCGGAATGGGGCGGCCGGCGTTGTGGACCTCCAGCACCACCCGGGTGCGCAGCCCGCGCGCCGTCAGCCGCACCGGCGTGTCCGGCGGGCTGTACTTGAGCGCGTTCTCCACCAGGTTGGACGTCACCTGCGCCAGCCGATCCGGGTCCCACACGCCCTGGGTGTTGCCCTTGGGGTCCACCTCGACGGTGCGCTGGGGGAAGGCCACGCCGAACTCGTGGGCCACCTTGGCCACCAGGTCCTTCAGGTCCACCGGCCGGGGCTCAATGGCCACGCCGCCCATCAGCCGCGTGCGCGTGAAGTCCAGCAGCAGCCGGGTGAGCCGCTCGATGCGCACCGCCGCGGTGGCGATGCGCTGACTGGTGCGCTGCGCATCCTCGTCGGTGCCGCCCGCGGCGAGCACGCGCGACCAGTTCATGATGGCGCCCAGCGGGCTGCGGATGTCATGGGTGACGATGCCCATGAGCTGCTCCTGGAACTCGGAGTGCCGCCGGGCCTCCTCTTCCGCCCACTTGCGCTGGGTGATGTCGCGGCTGATGCCGAACAGGCCAAACACCTTGCCCTCGGCGTCACGCAGCACGCCCTTGGTGGACAGCCACACGCGCGGCCCGTCCACGCCCGGCTGCGCGTCCTCGTAGGTGACGGTGCGGCCGAAGGCGAACACCTCGCGGTCGTTCGCCGCGTTGGTGCGCGCCACCGCCGGGTCGAACAGCTCGAGGTCCGTGCGCCCCACCACGTCCTCGGCGCGGTAGCCCACGGCCTTCGCGCCCGCCGCGTTCATCATCGTGAAGCGGCCGTCCAGGTCCTTCGTGTAGACGGCGTCCGTGGTGCCTTCGAGGATGGCGCGGAACACCTCGCCGTTGCGGCGCAGCGCCTCGCGCCCCTTGCGCTCCTCGGTGATGTCGCGGCAGTGCACCAGCAGGCCGCCCTCCACCGGGCGCACGCGCACGTCGAGGCAAATCTCCGCTCCCGGCCAGGCGTGCTCGTAGCGGACGGAGGGCTGCTCGGAGACGGGCTGCTCGAAGTGCAGGTGACGGCTCAGCTCCAGCAGCTCCGGGCACACCCGGCGCACGTCGTCCTGCAACCGCGCCGCGTCGCCGAGCAGCCGGGCCATGTCTGGATTCACGTACGCCAGACACCACCGCGCATCGAGCAGGAAGAAGGCGTCCGGGAGCGCCTCCAGGAGCGTTTGCAGCAGCTCGGGGGAGAGTGCCTCGGCGGAAGGCTCGGCCAGGGGACGCTGGCGCTTCTTGGCGGGGGTGGGGGGCATGCCTCTTCGGTTTCAGCGGTGGGAACGGAACCATACCCCGCTCTCCGCCCCGCGCGATGCCAGGCAGGCATCAGCGCGCTGTGTGTCGCCCCCGTTGCCTGGAAGGGAGGCGACCCCCGCCTCCAGGGTGCATCCGTGACAGAGGAATGCGACCCGGGTGGATGCAGCCTGGGTGAAACAAGAATTTCAGGAAGTCACTTTCGAGGGAGGGTGGAGAAAGTCAGGCAGGCGGTGGCTCACGAGGTTCTGTCGGGGTGCTCCGCTTCGTCCTTCTCGAAGAGGCTCTCCAGCTCTTTGCGAGCTTTGTCGGCCAACTCCACGAGCTTTTGCTCGTCGCGGTGGAACCGGGCCGTCTCGCGCAGGAGGCGCTCGTCGTGTTCCATCATCCGTTCCTGGGCGCGCCGGCTCTCCGAATACGTGAGGCCCAGCTCCTGGAGCACCCCGGTGCCCATCTCCAGGCTGTCGAGAAACGTCTCACGCATCACCCGGTCGATTCCCATGTCCAGCAGCTCGTAGGCGTGCACGCGGTTGCGCGCGCGGGCGAACAAGATGAGGTGGGGGAAGTGTTGCTGCACGGCCCGCGCGGTGCGCAGGGACGCCTCGATGTCGTCGATGGCGAGCACGAACACCTTCGCCTTGTCCGCGCGGGCCGCGCGCAGCAGGTCCAGACGTGAGGCGTCTCCGTAGAAGACCTGGCTGCCGAAGCGCTTCATGAAGTCAATCTGCTC
This genomic stretch from Myxococcus virescens harbors:
- a CDS encoding sensor histidine kinase, producing MPPTPAKKRQRPLAEPSAEALSPELLQTLLEALPDAFFLLDARWCLAYVNPDMARLLGDAARLQDDVRRVCPELLELSRHLHFEQPVSEQPSVRYEHAWPGAEICLDVRVRPVEGGLLVHCRDITEERKGREALRRNGEVFRAILEGTTDAVYTKDLDGRFTMMNAAGAKAVGYRAEDVVGRTDLELFDPAVARTNAANDREVFAFGRTVTYEDAQPGVDGPRVWLSTKGVLRDAEGKVFGLFGISRDITQRKWAEEEARRHSEFQEQLMGIVTHDIRSPLGAIMNWSRVLAAGGTDEDAQRTSQRIATAAVRIERLTRLLLDFTRTRLMGGVAIEPRPVDLKDLVAKVAHEFGVAFPQRTVEVDPKGNTQGVWDPDRLAQVTSNLVENALKYSPPDTPVRLTARGLRTRVVLEVHNAGRPIPDNLLPHLFEPFRGGPQSSRTLKMSYGLGLFIVREIVQAHGGTIEVRSDEAEGTTFTVTLPRRSMPARPPQPPTGSPRD
- a CDS encoding PilZ domain-containing protein; the protein is MMTAPGRVRPSPGPVEAAPRVLCVGATSESWLALSRALRPLRCVALQVPSLESAFLEVQHTRPSLVLVHWRQLVAGAGMGLRALKLRLGGDGPPVVLVAEPETPAEVLEVGDAEGVEDCLLSPLRTHELRARLAMLAGGGVPAAPVRASRVRSRLLLLAGASGPLAWSGLGALLEACGHRILYSATVGGGAARVAEYGERPDLVLSREGGPGVPRGLPSPRLQPLLAGVPSLTLDAAAPVRPASLLPRLHALLGREDASLRVEARVRFCCPVSFGEAGPRGAEWRSGVSSALSPGGLLVRTLVPAKAGTAVELHILLPTLGERLETHGVVAWAHAYAPRNGVSHPYGMGVRFLGMGPPRLMQLRQLCQAEVRP
- a CDS encoding response regulator — translated: MTAQGAPRRKKVLLVDDSDTVLLLQRMLLAELGHDAIVARDGLEALARAEQERPDLVFLDVLMPHLDGLETCRLLRDREPTRRTPIILCSARAEARSVRACFNSGCNDFVAKPFDGAALVALLRRYLD
- a CDS encoding fatty acid desaturase family protein; the protein is MAGMLRYAADRRTMLWCLAMPVVALSMYVAPGWIPYLCPLACYLALSAGVIAHNHNHCPTFRNRKLNEAMGMWLSLFYGYPTFVWIPTHNLNHHKFVNKAGDATITWRYSKKHNFLVAFLFPFVSTYWQQEPTKAFIDKARERNRPLYRQILTQYAVWGGTHAALLGLAMVMHGVAGGARIWAFAFLVPALFSLWTIMFFNYIQHVHTDPWSEHDHSRSFTGRLINFFLFNNGLHAVHHETPGLHWSLLPQAHAKIEAAMDPALKPVSFFAWCFRSYVVAPFLPRFGTAQVGRAPYEPPAGVALDVRFGDDLQAVDSGVNVARV